In one window of Campylobacter coli DNA:
- the tcuB gene encoding tricarballylate utilization 4Fe-4S protein TcuB has protein sequence MKITKIYEDANKSCIICNSCRYCEGLCAVFPAMEKKREFSLTDMDYLANLCHQCSECFYDCQYAPPHEFNVSIPKQFAALRQYSYEKYSFPNFLGSAFRKNAVLTTIVLILCLFFGFWSASSYDGESTNGNFFAVVSYEYMVSVFSIVSLLVCIALFGGIIKFYRAIEIQNVNFKVFVQSIKDAMTLKYLGGHKNEGCTYPNEKRSNIRKIFHHFTAYGFLFCFIATCLGAIYHHFLNLVAPYDITQLPKIFGILGGIMLCIGSLGLFVLKCIADKNIIDEQSVSMDYTFIFMLFLVSFTGILLMFLKHSFFLSYALWFHLSCVLAFFIMMPYSKFIHMFYRFIALLKYNSEEEI, from the coding sequence ATGAAAATTACAAAAATTTATGAAGATGCAAATAAATCTTGCATTATATGCAATTCTTGTCGTTATTGTGAAGGACTTTGTGCAGTTTTTCCAGCAATGGAAAAAAAGCGTGAATTTTCTTTAACAGATATGGATTATTTAGCAAATTTATGCCATCAGTGTTCAGAATGTTTTTATGATTGCCAATACGCGCCCCCGCATGAATTTAATGTTTCCATTCCTAAGCAATTTGCTGCACTTAGACAATATAGCTATGAAAAATACTCTTTTCCAAATTTTTTAGGAAGTGCATTTAGAAAAAATGCGGTTTTAACAACTATAGTTTTAATTTTATGTCTATTTTTTGGTTTTTGGAGTGCTAGTTCTTATGATGGCGAAAGCACAAATGGTAACTTTTTTGCTGTAGTTTCATATGAATATATGGTTAGTGTTTTTAGCATAGTTTCCCTTCTGGTTTGTATCGCACTTTTTGGCGGGATTATTAAATTTTATCGTGCCATTGAAATTCAAAATGTAAATTTCAAAGTTTTTGTTCAAAGTATCAAGGATGCAATGACATTAAAATATCTTGGTGGGCATAAAAATGAGGGTTGTACTTATCCTAATGAAAAGCGTTCAAATATAAGAAAAATATTTCATCATTTTACAGCTTATGGTTTTTTATTTTGTTTTATAGCTACATGTTTGGGTGCGATTTATCATCATTTTTTAAATTTGGTAGCACCTTATGATATCACACAGCTTCCTAAAATTTTTGGGATTTTGGGTGGAATTATGCTTTGTATAGGATCTTTAGGTTTATTTGTTTTAAAATGTATAGCGGATAAAAATATCATTGATGAGCAAAGTGTGAGTATGGATTATACTTTTATTTTTATGCTTTTCTTGGTGAGTTTTACAGGAATTTTACTTATGTTTTTAAAGCACAGCTTTTTCTTATCTTATGCGCTTTGGTTTCATTTAAGTTGTGTTTTGGCTTTTTTTATTATGATGCCTTATTCTAAATTCATTCATATGTTTTATCGTTTTATTGCTCTTTTAAAATACAATAGCGAAGAAGAAATTTGA
- the tcuA gene encoding FAD-dependent tricarballylate dehydrogenase TcuA, translated as MKDSKKESEMEFDIVVIGGGNAALCAAISAASKGNVKIALLESSPKEWRGGNSQHTRNLRSMHDAPTDVLVESYSEDEFFEDVFKVTKGQTNEEYARFVISHTPQAVEFAKKYGVRFQPSMRGTLHLGRTNAFFLGGGKSLVNAYFNTAQNLGIEIFYEFEALDLVIDEGWCKEILVLDKKQNKELKFKAKAVIVASGGFESNLEWLEEAWGEKARNFIIRGTRFNQGKMLRALQKNHAQIIGDPTQGHMVAIDARTPKYDGGIASRVDCVSLGIVVNKKAQRFYDEGEDFWPKRYAIWGRLVANEEDQIAYSITDSKVQKCYMPSLFEPIVANSIEDLAIKINLDPKALKATLDEYNQSVVEGEFNHTIQDNCYTQGLKIEKTHWALKINTPPFYCYPLRPGVTFTYMGVKVDKNARVYQDDGELFKNVFAAGEIMAGNILTQGYVAGFGMSIGSVFGRLAGENAYDLIKEVK; from the coding sequence ATGAAAGACAGCAAAAAGGAGAGTGAAATGGAATTTGATATAGTAGTTATAGGAGGGGGAAATGCAGCACTTTGTGCTGCAATATCAGCTGCTAGTAAAGGAAATGTTAAAATAGCTCTTTTGGAAAGCTCTCCAAAAGAGTGGAGGGGTGGGAATTCACAACATACGAGAAATTTACGCTCGATGCATGACGCTCCTACGGATGTTTTGGTTGAAAGTTATAGTGAAGATGAATTTTTTGAAGATGTTTTTAAGGTAACTAAAGGGCAAACCAATGAAGAATATGCACGTTTTGTTATCTCTCATACTCCACAAGCTGTAGAATTTGCAAAAAAATACGGAGTTCGCTTTCAGCCTTCGATGCGTGGAACTTTGCATTTAGGACGAACAAATGCTTTTTTTCTAGGTGGTGGAAAATCTTTGGTGAATGCTTATTTTAATACAGCTCAAAATTTAGGCATTGAAATTTTTTATGAATTTGAAGCTTTAGATTTGGTTATAGATGAGGGTTGGTGTAAAGAAATTTTAGTTTTAGACAAAAAACAAAATAAAGAATTAAAATTCAAAGCAAAGGCAGTGATTGTTGCAAGTGGTGGTTTTGAGTCAAATTTAGAATGGCTCGAAGAAGCTTGGGGAGAAAAGGCAAGAAATTTTATTATCCGTGGTACACGCTTTAATCAAGGTAAAATGCTAAGGGCTTTGCAAAAAAATCATGCTCAAATTATAGGAGATCCTACACAAGGACATATGGTTGCTATTGATGCAAGGACTCCAAAATATGATGGAGGCATTGCTTCAAGGGTTGATTGCGTGTCTTTGGGTATAGTGGTTAATAAAAAAGCACAAAGATTTTATGATGAAGGGGAGGATTTTTGGCCTAAGCGTTACGCAATTTGGGGTCGTTTGGTGGCAAATGAGGAAGATCAGATTGCTTATTCAATCACAGATTCTAAGGTGCAAAAATGTTATATGCCATCACTTTTTGAGCCTATAGTAGCAAATTCAATTGAAGATTTAGCAATCAAGATAAATTTAGACCCAAAAGCTTTAAAGGCGACACTTGATGAGTATAATCAAAGCGTTGTAGAGGGTGAGTTTAATCACACTATACAAGATAATTGCTATACACAAGGTTTGAAGATAGAAAAAACACATTGGGCTTTAAAGATTAATACTCCGCCTTTTTACTGCTATCCTTTGCGTCCAGGTGTTACTTTTACTTATATGGGGGTAAAAGTGGATAAAAATGCAAGAGTTTATCAAGATGATGGCGAACTTTTTAAAAATGTTTTTGCTGCCGGTGAAATCATGGCGGGCAATATTCTAACTCAAGGTTATGTCGCGGGTTTTGGTATGAGTATAGGAAGTGTTTTTGGGCGTTTGGCTGGTGAAAATGCGTATGATTTAATAAAGGAAGTAAAATGA
- a CDS encoding MFS transporter gives MATRSKSDAKTIFSVASGNFLEMYDFAVYGFYAAFIAKVFFPAENEFISLMQSFMAFGVGFLMRPIGAIVLGSYMDKYGRKKGLVLTLGIMALGTLSIACCPSYESIGILAPIIVVIGRLLQGFSAGAEVGGASIYLAEIAPKHLRGFYVSWQSGSQQVATVFAGALGVLLHYLVGDALMQAWGWRIPFIIGCLVVPYIFYIRRTLDETPEFKAKIHQAPKTLGAIFQSIRQNIPIVFFGIMFVMMTTVTFYFITAYTPTFANKELHFSKLESFAITTIIGVSNTFWLPFSGYIGDRIGRKPILLTVTFLGVISAYPMLNFLTNNISFTNLVIVELWFSFIFGAYNGAMVVSLSEIMPKNVKALGFSFSYSIAVAIFGGFTPAISTYLIEKTDNPASPAFWLTFAALCSLIASLVIFKKGGIYERQQKGE, from the coding sequence ATGGCAACAAGGTCTAAAAGTGATGCTAAAACCATTTTTAGTGTGGCTAGTGGTAATTTTTTAGAAATGTATGATTTCGCAGTTTATGGTTTTTATGCTGCTTTTATTGCTAAAGTATTTTTTCCAGCTGAAAATGAGTTCATTTCTTTAATGCAAAGTTTTATGGCATTTGGTGTGGGATTTTTGATGCGTCCTATTGGAGCTATTGTTCTTGGATCTTATATGGATAAGTATGGTAGAAAAAAAGGACTTGTTTTAACTTTAGGCATCATGGCTTTAGGAACTTTAAGTATAGCCTGTTGTCCTAGTTATGAGAGTATAGGAATTTTAGCTCCTATTATCGTAGTGATTGGAAGACTTTTACAAGGTTTTAGTGCAGGTGCTGAGGTAGGAGGAGCAAGTATTTATTTAGCCGAGATTGCTCCAAAGCATTTGCGTGGTTTTTATGTGTCTTGGCAAAGTGGTTCCCAGCAAGTAGCCACTGTTTTTGCAGGTGCTTTAGGTGTGCTTTTGCATTATCTTGTAGGAGATGCACTTATGCAAGCTTGGGGATGGAGAATTCCTTTTATTATCGGTTGTTTGGTTGTACCTTATATTTTTTATATAAGAAGAACTTTGGATGAAACTCCTGAATTTAAAGCTAAAATTCATCAAGCGCCAAAAACCTTAGGAGCAATATTTCAAAGCATAAGACAAAATATACCTATTGTATTTTTTGGAATTATGTTTGTAATGATGACAACGGTAACTTTTTACTTTATTACAGCTTATACTCCAACTTTTGCTAATAAGGAACTTCATTTTAGTAAGCTTGAAAGTTTTGCAATTACTACCATTATAGGTGTTAGCAATACTTTTTGGTTACCTTTTTCAGGATATATAGGAGATAGGATAGGAAGAAAGCCTATTTTATTGACTGTAACTTTTTTAGGTGTGATTAGTGCTTATCCTATGTTAAATTTCTTAACCAATAATATCTCTTTTACTAATTTGGTTATAGTTGAATTATGGTTTAGTTTTATTTTTGGTGCTTACAATGGAGCTATGGTTGTATCATTATCTGAAATTATGCCAAAAAATGTAAAAGCCTTAGGTTTTTCTTTTTCTTATTCTATAGCGGTGGCAATTTTTGGAGGCTTTACTCCAGCGATTTCAACTTATTTAATAGAAAAAACTGATAATCCTGCTTCACCTGCATTTTGGTTGACTTTTGCGGCACTTTGTTCTTTAATTGCTTCTTTAGTGATATTTAAAAAGGGCGGAATTTATGAAAGACAGCAAAAAGGAGAGTGA
- a CDS encoding GntR family transcriptional regulator gives MSKTSQKNSSYKIYEFIIESIKEGSLKPNDRIKEQDIVQQTGFSRTPIREALGLLQNDGILVQDSKKGLVVAGLDLISITKLYEIRELLEGEAAKLAAQYASSSEIEILENIVQAQKNITELNELKSNNVLFHQTLYRCSGNHYLYKIMENLDRSLLLLGDSTLAKENRAKEAYKEHLAVVEAIRNRDIAKAEEMAKFHIRQAYKVRLSNILNQS, from the coding sequence ATGTCAAAAACAAGTCAAAAGAATTCAAGTTATAAAATTTATGAGTTTATCATAGAGTCTATAAAAGAAGGAAGTTTAAAACCTAATGATAGAATAAAAGAACAAGATATCGTGCAGCAAACAGGCTTTAGTAGAACACCTATACGCGAAGCTTTAGGACTTTTGCAAAATGATGGAATTTTGGTACAAGATAGTAAAAAAGGGCTTGTTGTCGCTGGACTTGATTTGATTTCTATTACAAAATTATATGAAATAAGAGAATTACTAGAAGGCGAAGCAGCTAAACTTGCTGCCCAATATGCTTCTTCATCGGAGATAGAAATTTTAGAAAATATAGTTCAAGCTCAAAAAAATATCACAGAATTAAATGAATTAAAATCAAATAATGTTTTATTCCATCAAACCCTATATCGTTGTTCAGGAAATCATTATTTGTATAAAATTATGGAAAATTTAGATCGCTCCTTATTGCTTTTAGGAGATAGCACTTTAGCTAAAGAAAATCGTGCTAAAGAAGCCTACAAAGAGCACCTTGCTGTTGTAGAAGCAATAAGAAATAGAGATATTGCAAAAGCAGAAGAAATGGCTAAATTTCATATAAGGCAGGCTTATAAAGTACGTTTAAGTAATATTTTAAATCAATCATAG
- a CDS encoding YigZ family protein, protein MQTIDQIFQAQIEIKKSTFLSYLCPFKDFKNLLVNLKKEHPKAVHFVYAYRTLNEYNQIIEDKSDDGEPKGTSGIPSLNVLRGYELINTAVITVRYFGGTKLGTGGLVRAYSDAANAAINNASLLTFEFKKNIKIAIDFKNLNRFEHFLRTHSLEFERDFKNEKVILNLNLNEEEEQKFEIFCTKFTPFEIEKL, encoded by the coding sequence ATGCAAACAATTGATCAAATTTTTCAAGCACAAATTGAAATTAAAAAATCTACTTTTTTATCCTATCTTTGCCCTTTTAAGGATTTTAAAAATTTGCTTGTAAATTTAAAAAAAGAACACCCCAAAGCCGTTCATTTTGTTTATGCTTATCGAACTTTAAATGAATACAATCAAATCATAGAAGATAAAAGCGATGATGGCGAGCCTAAAGGCACTTCAGGCATACCTTCTTTAAACGTTTTAAGAGGATATGAACTTATCAATACTGCAGTCATCACTGTAAGATATTTTGGTGGCACCAAACTTGGGACAGGAGGACTTGTAAGAGCTTATAGTGATGCGGCAAATGCAGCGATTAACAATGCCTCCTTGCTAACTTTTGAATTTAAAAAAAATATCAAAATTGCCATAGATTTTAAAAATCTCAATCGCTTCGAACATTTTTTAAGAACTCACTCTTTGGAATTTGAGCGAGACTTTAAAAATGAAAAAGTGATTTTAAACTTAAATTTAAACGAAGAGGAAGAGCAAAAGTTTGAAATCTTTTGCACCAAATTTACACCTTTTGAAATAGAGAAATTATAA
- a CDS encoding ABC-F family ATP-binding cassette domain-containing protein: MVEVKNLTMRFANQLLFENVNLKLVRGQRYGLIGANGAGKSTFLKILSGEIESSSGEVVFDEGLRIAVLGQDQFAFENYTIKDAVMCANKRLYDALKEKEKLYMSEEFTDEINERLSELEMITAEEDPNYDCETRCEKILSSLKIKDFDALMSTLQSADKFKVLLAQVLFLGADVLFLDEPTNNLDLEAISWLENELLRHEGTLVVISHDRHFLNKICTRILDVDFKQIRDFAGNYDDWYMASTLLAKQAELKRDKTLKEREELENFIRRFSANASKAKQATSRAKALEKLELEEIKISSRRDPSIVFRTNREIGNEVLELKGISKAYDKELFSNLELKIEKNDKIALIGANGVGKSTLAKIIANAIAPDSGSMHLGATIELGYFPQDTSNLICENLKLYEWLMSEKFKDLDEIRKCLGRMLFSGSDQEKMAASLSGGEKHRLMLSRLMLERPNFLLLDEPDNHLDLESIIALGEALYNFKGVALCISHDRELVSAFANRIWHLKDGELTDFRGTYQEFLGENDG; the protein is encoded by the coding sequence ATGGTTGAAGTTAAAAATCTTACTATGCGCTTTGCAAATCAACTCTTATTTGAAAATGTAAATTTGAAACTTGTTCGCGGCCAAAGATATGGACTAATAGGAGCTAATGGTGCAGGAAAATCTACCTTTTTAAAAATTCTTTCGGGCGAGATAGAGTCAAGTAGCGGAGAAGTCGTCTTTGATGAAGGATTGAGAATAGCTGTTTTAGGTCAAGATCAATTTGCTTTTGAAAATTATACCATCAAAGATGCGGTAATGTGTGCAAATAAGCGTTTATATGATGCCTTAAAAGAAAAAGAAAAACTTTATATGAGCGAAGAATTTACAGATGAGATCAACGAACGCTTAAGCGAGCTTGAAATGATAACAGCTGAAGAGGATCCTAATTATGATTGTGAAACGCGTTGTGAGAAAATTTTAAGCTCTTTAAAAATCAAAGATTTTGATGCTTTGATGAGCACCTTGCAAAGTGCAGATAAATTTAAGGTTTTACTTGCACAAGTATTGTTTTTGGGCGCAGATGTACTTTTTTTAGACGAGCCTACAAATAACCTTGATTTAGAAGCGATTTCTTGGCTTGAAAATGAGCTTTTAAGACATGAAGGAACCTTGGTGGTGATTTCTCATGATAGGCATTTTTTAAATAAAATTTGTACAAGAATTTTAGATGTGGATTTTAAACAAATTCGTGATTTTGCTGGAAATTATGATGATTGGTATATGGCTTCAACACTTTTAGCTAAACAAGCTGAGCTTAAACGCGATAAAACCTTAAAAGAAAGAGAAGAATTAGAAAATTTTATCCGCCGTTTTAGTGCGAATGCCTCTAAAGCAAAACAAGCTACAAGTCGCGCAAAGGCTTTGGAGAAATTAGAGCTTGAAGAGATTAAAATTTCAAGTCGCAGGGATCCAAGTATAGTTTTTAGAACAAATCGTGAAATAGGAAATGAAGTTTTAGAGCTTAAGGGTATTAGTAAGGCTTATGATAAAGAATTGTTTTCAAATTTAGAATTAAAAATCGAAAAAAATGACAAAATTGCTTTAATTGGTGCAAATGGTGTAGGCAAGTCAACTTTGGCTAAAATCATTGCCAATGCTATTGCTCCTGATAGCGGTTCTATGCACCTTGGAGCGACTATAGAACTTGGATATTTTCCTCAAGATACAAGCAATTTAATTTGTGAAAATTTGAAACTTTACGAATGGCTTATGAGTGAAAAATTCAAAGATTTGGATGAAATTCGAAAGTGTTTAGGTAGAATGCTTTTTAGTGGTAGTGATCAAGAGAAAATGGCAGCGAGCTTAAGCGGAGGAGAGAAGCATCGTTTGATGCTTTCGCGTTTAATGCTAGAGCGCCCAAATTTTTTACTTTTGGATGAGCCTGATAACCATTTGGATCTTGAGAGTATCATAGCCCTTGGTGAAGCTTTGTATAATTTCAAGGGTGTTGCACTTTGCATAAGTCACGACAGGGAGCTAGTTTCTGCTTTTGCCAATCGTATTTGGCACTTAAAAGATGGAGAACTGACTGATTTTCGTGGAACTTACCAAGAATTTTTAGGAGAAAATGATGGCTAA
- a CDS encoding toxin-antitoxin system YwqK family antitoxin, translating into MTKFLSVCGLIVVLLNGCGGDFPGQPSDVVKVQQNKYSTTGNLKEEIPYNKESRIHGIKRTFYDNGQLRTEENYKNGKRDGVSREYSKDGQLLEEMNFKDNRGYGDYIGYYENGNIRAKGKLLGFDEDGMQEFEGNYKEYYENGTLALEYNFNNQGKMDGLQKSYNQNGSLESEESYKNGIKNGIFRYYKNGEIIKEEEFTNGILIPKSKS; encoded by the coding sequence ATGACAAAATTTTTAAGTGTTTGTGGTTTAATTGTGGTATTGTTAAATGGTTGTGGAGGCGATTTTCCTGGGCAGCCAAGTGATGTGGTTAAGGTTCAACAAAATAAATACTCAACAACTGGGAATTTAAAAGAAGAAATTCCTTACAATAAAGAGTCAAGGATACATGGAATAAAAAGAACCTTTTATGATAATGGCCAACTAAGAACAGAAGAGAACTATAAAAATGGAAAAAGAGATGGGGTTAGCAGAGAATATTCTAAAGATGGACAACTTTTGGAAGAAATGAATTTTAAAGATAATCGTGGATATGGTGATTATATTGGCTATTATGAAAATGGAAACATTAGAGCGAAGGGTAAATTACTTGGTTTTGATGAAGATGGAATGCAAGAGTTTGAAGGTAACTATAAAGAATATTATGAAAATGGCACTTTAGCTCTTGAATATAATTTTAATAATCAAGGCAAAATGGATGGGTTGCAAAAATCCTACAATCAAAATGGTTCCTTAGAGAGTGAAGAAAGTTACAAAAACGGAATCAAAAATGGAATTTTTAGATACTATAAAAATGGTGAAATTATTAAAGAAGAAGAGTTTACAAATGGAATTTTGATACCAAAATCTAAAAGCTAA
- a CDS encoding superinfection immunity protein — protein MEGVSGGSIFVTMLLFVLYMLPAIIGLSRKHSNWLIISLLNLFFGWTFIVWLVCLIWSFTGSFKQTIIIKEKNEK, from the coding sequence ATGGAAGGCGTAAGTGGCGGATCTATTTTTGTAACAATGTTATTGTTTGTATTATACATGTTACCCGCTATTATTGGTTTGAGTAGAAAGCATTCTAATTGGCTGATAATTTCTTTGCTGAATTTGTTTTTTGGTTGGACTTTTATTGTTTGGCTTGTGTGTTTAATATGGTCTTTTACAGGAAGTTTTAAACAAACTATTATTATTAAAGAAAAAAATGAAAAATAG
- a CDS encoding YceI family protein, producing MKKILLSSLVAASLLSAGLFAKEFTLDKTHTDVGFKIKHLQISNVKGNFQDYDAVIDFDPASFEFKKLEATVKVASVNTDNQTRDNHLQQDDFFKAKQFPNMTFVMKKYEKIDNEKGKMTGTLTIAGVSKEVVLDTEIGGTAKGKDGREKVGFSLNGKIKRSDFNFAPDTSTITLGDDVHLNIEVEANEK from the coding sequence ATGAAAAAAATTTTATTAAGTTCCCTTGTTGCAGCTTCTTTGCTAAGTGCAGGTTTATTTGCTAAAGAATTTACTTTAGATAAAACTCACACTGATGTAGGTTTTAAAATCAAACATTTACAAATCAGCAATGTAAAAGGAAATTTTCAAGATTATGATGCGGTAATCGATTTTGATCCTGCAAGTTTTGAATTTAAAAAACTTGAAGCAACAGTTAAAGTAGCATCTGTAAATACAGACAACCAAACAAGAGATAATCACTTACAACAAGATGATTTTTTCAAAGCAAAACAATTCCCTAATATGACTTTTGTAATGAAAAAATACGAAAAAATCGACAATGAAAAAGGTAAAATGACAGGAACTTTAACCATAGCAGGTGTTTCTAAAGAGGTGGTTTTGGATACTGAAATCGGCGGTACAGCTAAAGGCAAAGATGGTAGAGAAAAAGTAGGTTTTTCTTTAAATGGCAAAATCAAACGTTCTGATTTTAACTTTGCGCCAGATACTTCAACTATTACTTTAGGTGATGATGTTCATCTTAATATCGAAGTTGAAGCTAACGAAAAATAA
- a CDS encoding HIT family protein, with protein MIYENKWIYIEKEESQVPWIKIFTKQIYKEFSNCPYELQKEIFDKILRCEKAMIEFYKPEKINIASFANYVPRVHFHVMARFKEDAFFPECMWGKQQRELRDLNLPSFDEFVIFLKNKMD; from the coding sequence ATGATTTATGAAAATAAATGGATTTATATAGAAAAAGAAGAATCTCAAGTACCATGGATTAAAATTTTTACCAAGCAAATCTATAAAGAATTTAGTAATTGTCCCTATGAACTTCAAAAAGAAATTTTTGATAAAATTTTGCGTTGCGAAAAGGCTATGATAGAATTTTACAAACCTGAAAAAATCAATATTGCTTCTTTTGCAAACTATGTTCCAAGAGTGCATTTTCATGTAATGGCAAGATTTAAAGAGGATGCTTTTTTTCCAGAATGTATGTGGGGCAAGCAGCAAAGAGAATTAAGGGATTTAAATTTACCTAGTTTTGATGAATTTGTGATTTTTCTTAAAAATAAAATGGACTAA
- a CDS encoding putative metalloprotease CJM1_0395 family protein: protein MQINLNYNYISSSSFDNTQKNNTAQENTENTNSQNKDPKQNNEQTQMINGVELTMQQVQQVRELQSIDRNVKAHEAAHQAAGGGLAGAASFSYTRGPDNQMYATAGEVPIRMQKGRTPEETIANARQVVAAAMAPADPSPQDYRVAANALKMEFEARAEATKLKAQEAQEKKEENEEKQENLDTNNQDSKDSSEKAKTNKDFRNFIGTIYQQNSQNNQINFSLVS, encoded by the coding sequence ATGCAAATTAATTTAAATTACAATTATATTAGCAGCTCTTCTTTTGACAATACACAAAAAAATAATACCGCACAAGAAAATACAGAAAACACAAACTCGCAAAATAAAGACCCAAAGCAAAATAACGAACAAACTCAAATGATAAACGGAGTTGAACTTACTATGCAACAAGTACAACAAGTGCGTGAACTTCAAAGCATAGATAGAAATGTAAAAGCTCACGAAGCAGCGCATCAAGCTGCTGGAGGTGGTTTGGCAGGGGCTGCAAGTTTTAGTTACACAAGAGGACCTGATAATCAAATGTATGCCACAGCAGGTGAAGTTCCTATAAGAATGCAAAAAGGAAGAACACCTGAAGAAACCATAGCCAATGCGCGTCAAGTTGTTGCAGCGGCCATGGCACCTGCCGATCCTAGTCCGCAAGATTACAGAGTCGCTGCAAATGCTTTAAAAATGGAATTTGAAGCAAGAGCTGAAGCAACAAAACTTAAAGCACAAGAAGCACAAGAGAAAAAAGAAGAAAACGAAGAAAAACAAGAAAATCTTGATACAAATAATCAAGATTCTAAAGATAGCTCCGAAAAAGCAAAAACAAATAAAGACTTTCGAAATTTCATTGGTACAATCTATCAACAAAATTCACAAAATAATCAAATCAATTTTAGTTTAGTTTCTTAA
- a CDS encoding tetratricopeptide repeat protein → MRIFFILSLFFHTLFAVDDLDNALRLYEGNKFVKAYEIFERLCEKDNAKACFSLAYMNENAQGVARDFNKAYKFYDKSCKLGLAKACSNMALTLQDRGYVNESLLAFNKACNLGDSSSCNHMGLVYEDEKDGQMATHFYKRSCDLKDARACYKLGFLYERGELVRQNLKSALAFYSKSCTLGFGEACYLIGRYYELEKKDLKKAKRYLGMACDKKHQEACAAYRKLNSQDIEIY, encoded by the coding sequence ATGAGGATATTTTTCATTTTATCTTTATTTTTTCACACTCTTTTTGCTGTGGACGATTTAGATAATGCTTTAAGGCTTTATGAGGGAAATAAATTTGTAAAAGCATATGAAATTTTTGAAAGACTTTGCGAAAAAGATAATGCTAAAGCTTGTTTTTCTTTAGCTTATATGAATGAAAATGCTCAAGGGGTTGCAAGAGATTTTAACAAAGCGTATAAATTTTATGATAAGTCTTGCAAACTTGGTTTAGCTAAAGCTTGTTCTAATATGGCCTTAACCTTACAAGATCGAGGTTATGTTAATGAATCTCTTTTAGCATTTAACAAGGCTTGTAATTTAGGCGATTCTTCAAGTTGTAACCATATGGGTTTGGTTTATGAAGATGAAAAAGATGGTCAAATGGCTACACATTTTTATAAAAGATCTTGCGATTTAAAAGATGCTAGAGCTTGTTATAAATTAGGCTTTTTGTACGAAAGAGGAGAGCTTGTAAGGCAAAATCTTAAATCGGCTTTAGCTTTTTATTCTAAATCTTGTACTTTAGGTTTTGGGGAGGCTTGTTATTTGATCGGACGTTATTATGAGCTTGAGAAAAAAGATTTGAAAAAGGCTAAGAGATATTTGGGCATGGCTTGTGACAAAAAACACCAAGAAGCTTGTGCTGCTTACAGAAAGCTAAATTCTCAAGATATAGAAATTTATTAA